One genomic region from Anabaena sp. PCC 7108 encodes:
- a CDS encoding condensation domain-containing protein, with protein MSDNRKLGNVEQAMEILNRRAKTWNLVTISRIRGNFQEAVLRQCIDIIQYRHPRLNSHILHLRKGFYFQTTGTEKIGLRIVNHINEEHWQEVVNEEMNQEIDSSKSLMRVVLVHILNEQKISYLITTLHHAISDGLSSIQLHSEILNYYQRLTSCESIQPVKRLEPLPPIETLIPKSKQGFTGKISGLLCLLKLGFYKIWNQPQTLGFEKYVSVSQRRSAIIHRQIDTELTQKFVQRCRQENTTVHSALSAILMFTVARKIIKKNQKDVRVNSLSYLDLRKRLEPNINEEDMAVLATSIMGFYSIKSNTYFWDIAREVKQNLEAGIKRQDIFNMILIAKQLIDFSLIFPKQIAATVSVSNIGKVNIPAAYGELELEEISFAGSHSLYAGVLVIHAATFQGKMLLNFVFSQPSISKKTMEILVTNVINLIADVTFNSLQLRGT; from the coding sequence ATGTCCGATAATAGAAAATTGGGCAATGTAGAACAAGCGATGGAAATCCTCAATAGGCGTGCTAAAACCTGGAATTTAGTCACTATTAGTCGCATCAGAGGTAATTTCCAAGAAGCAGTTCTCAGGCAATGTATAGACATTATTCAGTATCGTCATCCTCGTTTAAATTCACACATTCTTCATTTGCGAAAAGGTTTTTATTTTCAAACCACAGGTACAGAAAAAATTGGTTTACGAATTGTTAATCATATAAATGAGGAACATTGGCAAGAAGTTGTTAATGAAGAGATGAATCAGGAAATTGATAGTAGTAAATCTCTGATGCGAGTAGTGCTAGTTCATATCCTTAATGAGCAAAAAATTAGTTACTTAATTACTACCCTACACCATGCAATTTCCGATGGCTTATCAAGCATTCAACTGCATTCAGAAATATTGAATTATTATCAAAGGCTGACATCTTGTGAATCCATTCAACCAGTTAAAAGATTAGAACCTTTGCCACCTATTGAAACCCTAATACCCAAATCTAAACAGGGGTTTACAGGTAAGATTAGCGGACTTTTATGTTTGTTAAAATTGGGATTTTATAAAATATGGAATCAACCCCAAACATTAGGATTTGAAAAATATGTCTCCGTCTCTCAGCGTCGTTCCGCTATTATTCACAGACAGATAGACACAGAATTAACTCAAAAATTTGTTCAGCGCTGTCGGCAGGAAAATACCACAGTACATAGTGCGTTATCTGCCATTCTCATGTTTACAGTAGCCAGAAAAATTATCAAAAAAAATCAAAAAGATGTGCGAGTAAACAGCTTATCATATCTTGATTTAAGAAAACGATTGGAACCTAATATTAATGAAGAAGATATGGCTGTTTTAGCCACATCAATAATGGGATTTTACAGTATAAAATCCAATACATATTTCTGGGATATAGCACGGGAAGTTAAGCAAAATCTAGAAGCTGGAATCAAGCGTCAAGATATCTTTAACATGATATTAATTGCCAAACAACTTATAGACTTTAGTTTAATTTTTCCCAAACAAATAGCTGCTACAGTCTCAGTATCCAATATTGGCAAAGTAAATATTCCCGCAGCTTATGGAGAGTTAGAACTAGAAGAGATTAGTTTTGCAGGTTCCCATAGTTTGTATGCAGGTGTTTTAGTAATTCATGCTGCAACATTTCAGGGAAAAATGCTATTAAACTTTGTATTTTCTCAGCCTTCAATTAGCAAAAAAACAATGGAAATACTTGTCACAAATGTTATTAATCTTATCGCTGATGTCACGTTTAATTCTTTACAACTGAGAGGTACATAA
- a CDS encoding phosphopantetheine-binding protein: protein MSNSLSNSSQKPAYSTLEIQAWLVSHISSLLGVNPDEIDIREPLDSYGLDSAQAMTLASKAEKMMGIKLSLIHLWYYPTIEELAQRLAEELENSQTEILQM, encoded by the coding sequence ATGAGTAATTCTCTTTCTAATTCTTCACAAAAACCAGCTTACTCTACTTTAGAGATTCAAGCTTGGCTCGTTTCTCATATTTCCTCTTTATTGGGAGTCAATCCAGATGAAATAGATATTCGAGAACCTTTGGATAGCTATGGTTTAGATTCAGCACAAGCAATGACTCTTGCTAGTAAAGCCGAGAAAATGATGGGAATTAAGTTATCTCTTATCCATCTTTGGTACTACCCTACTATTGAAGAACTTGCTCAACGGTTAGCCGAAGAATTGGAAAATTCCCAAACCGAAATTTTGCAGATGTGA
- the pipX gene encoding transcriptional coactivator PipX, giving the protein MNPDYSETYINHPTWGLLYRICLVDDNQDLFTTLYAQRLFFLVTNDVKGIKFQSIGRTEARMMLENRLRTLRRNGKSQEYDQLQSVFQRTFQ; this is encoded by the coding sequence ATGAATCCAGACTACTCAGAAACTTACATAAATCATCCTACGTGGGGTTTGCTATATAGGATCTGTCTGGTTGATGATAACCAGGATCTGTTCACTACACTTTATGCCCAACGTTTATTTTTCTTGGTCACAAATGACGTTAAAGGGATTAAATTTCAGTCAATTGGACGTACTGAAGCCAGAATGATGCTGGAAAATCGCTTACGTACTTTACGTCGCAATGGCAAGTCCCAGGAGTACGATCAGCTTCAGAGTGTTTTCCAACGCACCTTCCAATGA
- a CDS encoding YggS family pyridoxal phosphate-dependent enzyme: protein MSSSISERIAVIRASLPDSVRLIAVSKQVPTALIREAYAAGIRDFGENRIQETASKQSELQDLSDITWHLIGNLQSNKAKKALELFDWIHSVDNLQITQRLDTLAQQIGVSPQVCLQVKILPDANKSGWMVPDLLADLAALNQCKNLQIQGLMTIPPCGLADAEILNVFNSTNKLAKAIESQNWSNITMQHLSMGMSGDYQLAVQAGATIVRLGTILFGERT, encoded by the coding sequence ATGAGTAGTTCAATTAGTGAACGTATTGCTGTCATTCGTGCCTCACTTCCTGATTCAGTGCGGTTGATTGCTGTTAGTAAACAAGTTCCCACCGCACTAATCAGGGAGGCATATGCCGCCGGAATTCGTGATTTTGGCGAAAATCGCATTCAAGAAACTGCCAGTAAACAATCCGAATTGCAAGATTTATCGGATATTACCTGGCACTTGATTGGCAATTTACAAAGTAATAAAGCTAAAAAAGCTTTAGAACTATTTGACTGGATTCATTCTGTCGATAATTTACAGATTACCCAGCGTCTTGATACTCTGGCGCAACAAATAGGTGTTAGTCCCCAAGTCTGCTTACAGGTCAAAATTCTCCCCGATGCCAATAAATCTGGTTGGATGGTTCCAGATTTATTAGCTGACTTGGCGGCACTTAACCAATGCAAAAATTTACAAATTCAAGGTTTGATGACAATTCCTCCCTGTGGCTTGGCTGATGCGGAGATACTCAATGTATTTAATAGTACTAATAAATTAGCAAAAGCCATAGAATCACAAAATTGGTCAAATATTACAATGCAACATCTATCAATGGGTATGTCAGGGGATTATCAATTAGCAGTGCAAGCAGGTGCAACGATTGTTAGATTAGGTACTATCTTATTTGGGGAGAGAACCTGA
- a CDS encoding cell division protein SepF, with the protein MNNIFSKLRDFVGLNEQVEYEYYEEEADTDSYQNMYQQENPQPVPQESTTPNRRWREPMPTMGEEVAAAGSKPMSNVIGMPGAINGISEVLVLEPRTFEEMPQAIQALRERKSVVLNLTIMDPDQAQRAVDFVAGGTYALDGHQERIGESIFLFTPSCVQVSTQGGFLHEVPQPAARPARPASTTPAWGTEVNRAAQ; encoded by the coding sequence ATGAACAATATATTTTCCAAACTTAGAGACTTTGTAGGGTTGAATGAGCAAGTAGAGTACGAGTACTACGAAGAGGAAGCAGATACTGATAGCTACCAAAATATGTATCAGCAGGAAAATCCTCAACCTGTTCCACAAGAATCCACAACTCCCAATCGACGTTGGCGCGAACCCATGCCTACAATGGGAGAAGAAGTAGCCGCAGCAGGATCAAAGCCTATGAGTAATGTGATTGGTATGCCAGGTGCAATTAATGGAATTTCCGAAGTTTTAGTACTTGAGCCACGAACTTTTGAAGAAATGCCTCAGGCAATTCAAGCATTACGCGAGCGCAAATCTGTAGTATTAAACTTGACGATTATGGACCCGGATCAGGCTCAACGGGCAGTCGATTTTGTGGCTGGTGGTACGTATGCTCTAGATGGACATCAAGAGCGGATTGGTGAAAGTATCTTTTTGTTTACTCCCAGTTGTGTGCAAGTTAGCACTCAAGGCGGTTTTTTACATGAAGTACCGCAACCAGCAGCACGTCCCGCTCGTCCCGCAAGTACAACTCCAGCTTGGGGAACCGAAGTTAACCGAGCAGCGCAATAA
- the proC gene encoding pyrroline-5-carboxylate reductase, with protein sequence MTIKFGLIGGGVMGEALLSRLIERGIYQGSEVIVSEPQASRRSFLQQQYGVGVTTDNCLVLAEAQEAVMLAVKPQVFSAIAQEFADILPTKHSPLIISILAGVPLKPLEAAFPQLPVIRAMPNTPATVGAGITAICLGAYTHPIHQQTAQQIFSAVGEVVEVPETLMDAVTGLSGSGPAYVALMIEALSDGGVAVGLPRAVAKQLALHTVLGTAKLIEETKIHPAELKDRVTSPGGTTIAGVSELEKAGFRSALIEAVKAAKERSQELGKG encoded by the coding sequence ATGACTATTAAATTTGGTTTGATTGGCGGTGGGGTAATGGGAGAAGCATTGTTATCCCGCCTCATAGAGCGAGGAATTTATCAAGGTTCAGAAGTTATAGTTAGTGAACCACAAGCTTCTCGCCGCAGTTTTTTACAGCAGCAATATGGTGTAGGTGTGACGACGGATAATTGCCTGGTTTTAGCTGAGGCTCAGGAAGCTGTGATGTTGGCAGTTAAGCCCCAGGTATTTAGTGCGATCGCTCAAGAATTTGCAGATATACTACCTACAAAACATTCACCCCTCATTATTTCTATCTTGGCAGGTGTGCCTTTAAAACCTCTAGAAGCAGCTTTTCCCCAACTGCCAGTGATTCGCGCTATGCCTAATACACCCGCTACAGTGGGAGCCGGAATAACAGCAATTTGTTTGGGTGCTTACACACACCCTATCCACCAGCAAACAGCACAGCAAATTTTTTCCGCAGTAGGGGAAGTTGTTGAAGTTCCAGAAACGCTGATGGATGCGGTGACAGGTTTATCTGGGAGTGGTCCTGCTTATGTCGCGTTGATGATAGAAGCTTTATCTGATGGTGGAGTTGCAGTCGGTTTACCTAGAGCAGTTGCTAAACAATTAGCTTTACATACGGTGTTGGGAACAGCCAAACTCATAGAGGAAACAAAAATCCACCCCGCAGAATTGAAAGATAGAGTTACTAGTCCTGGTGGAACCACAATTGCTGGTGTGAGCGAATTAGAAAAGGCTGGATTTCGTTCCGCTTTAATTGAAGCCGTCAAAGCCGCTAAAGAACGTTCTCAAGAATTGGGGAAAGGGTGA
- a CDS encoding UPF0175 family protein, with amino-acid sequence MSIIISDELLTATRMNEAEMKQEIAVLLFQKEKLTLAQASRFAGMNRIAFQHLLASRQIPVHYGVEDFEQDIKNLREMGRL; translated from the coding sequence ATGAGTATTATCATCTCTGATGAACTTCTAACGGCGACTCGAATGAATGAAGCGGAAATGAAGCAAGAAATTGCCGTTTTGTTGTTTCAGAAGGAAAAACTTACTCTTGCTCAAGCCAGTCGATTTGCAGGGATGAACCGTATCGCTTTTCAACATCTACTAGCAAGCCGTCAAATTCCGGTGCATTATGGTGTTGAAGATTTTGAACAAGACATTAAGAATCTGCGGGAGATGGGTAGGTTGTGA
- a CDS encoding HEPN domain-containing protein → MIIVIVSDTSPINNLAAINQLYLLQQLYDESQYWMPSIGTWTNGTGDHPHKDFLFSPTWLVCEASGTASGARSIAGDSMRTFIAILCSCLDDQIPNLLTKSGADPTSYSIQFPDDASRAGCGSISAGIGNLFPPLLVDNCLHVSSDILSEIQNWYALKDNTSDLAAQRATTAAHFINYGIVYDGTERFIHFFIALDALFCEHNKVRKNLKEGIRKTFPDQNDWEKRIDELFQLRNELVHGGISSIKKWDGLDNYRQRFKSHPMKDIQTAAMTALRVYFSNQVFEHLFVTETITTIDETEKRFGLNRSESQDFFTEWHDQLPEINPNDRTNLEILGQRYIYHRSGGHLLESTVMLLLVSPLLTVAGLYDPPFRIKAEESVQITVADSEETLQGRIDVLVLRDASGERSYRFWIIVLESKKTMLSVWSALPQTLAYLMASPNVDVPNLGMLTNGDDIVFVKLENQHYAISRVFAPLSTQSELESACRVLRKIAETLR, encoded by the coding sequence GTGATCATTGTCATTGTCAGCGATACATCACCAATCAATAACCTTGCAGCAATCAACCAACTCTATTTACTTCAGCAACTTTACGATGAATCACAATACTGGATGCCTAGTATTGGAACTTGGACAAATGGAACAGGTGATCATCCTCATAAAGACTTCTTATTTTCACCAACTTGGTTGGTTTGTGAAGCATCAGGGACAGCATCTGGTGCTAGAAGTATTGCAGGGGATAGTATGCGTACTTTCATTGCTATTCTTTGCTCTTGTTTAGATGATCAAATACCTAACCTTCTAACTAAGAGTGGAGCAGATCCAACTTCCTATTCAATTCAATTTCCAGATGATGCAAGTCGAGCAGGATGCGGTTCTATAAGTGCAGGAATAGGTAATCTATTTCCACCTTTATTGGTTGACAATTGTCTTCATGTATCATCCGATATATTATCCGAAATACAAAATTGGTATGCGTTAAAGGATAATACTTCAGACTTGGCTGCACAACGAGCGACTACGGCTGCCCATTTTATTAACTATGGAATTGTTTATGATGGTACAGAGCGTTTTATTCACTTCTTCATTGCCTTAGACGCTCTTTTTTGTGAACACAATAAAGTTCGTAAAAATCTTAAAGAAGGTATCAGAAAAACATTTCCTGATCAAAACGACTGGGAGAAGCGTATAGATGAACTTTTTCAACTTCGGAACGAACTTGTACACGGTGGTATAAGTAGTATTAAAAAGTGGGATGGTTTAGATAATTATCGACAGCGTTTTAAGTCCCATCCTATGAAAGATATACAAACTGCTGCTATGACTGCATTAAGGGTCTACTTCAGTAACCAAGTTTTTGAACATCTTTTTGTGACTGAAACTATCACTACTATCGATGAAACAGAAAAAAGATTTGGTTTGAATCGCAGTGAATCTCAGGATTTTTTTACAGAATGGCATGATCAATTACCTGAGATTAACCCTAATGACCGCACTAACCTAGAAATTTTAGGTCAGCGTTATATTTATCACCGATCTGGCGGGCATTTATTAGAAAGTACGGTGATGCTATTACTCGTCTCTCCATTACTGACCGTTGCAGGTTTATACGACCCACCTTTTCGCATCAAAGCTGAAGAATCTGTGCAAATAACAGTAGCTGATAGCGAAGAAACTCTACAGGGTCGAATAGATGTGCTGGTATTGCGCGATGCCTCTGGCGAGCGAAGCTATCGCTTTTGGATAATTGTTTTAGAGTCCAAAAAAACCATGCTATCAGTTTGGTCAGCATTGCCACAAACACTTGCTTACTTGATGGCCAGTCCAAATGTTGATGTGCCTAATTTGGGAATGCTAACCAATGGTGACGATATTGTCTTTGTCAAGCTAGAAAATCAACACTATGCCATATCACGAGTATTTGCCCCCCTGTCTACCCAAAGCGAATTAGAGAGTGCGTGTCGAGTCCTACGGAAAATTGCAGAAACATTGAGATGA
- a CDS encoding RNA helicase, which yields MNYPVPSSEIDLKSVFPFELDQFQQEAIASLNAGRSVVVCAPTGSGKTLIGEYAIYRALSRGKRVFYTTPLKALSNQKLRDFREKFGFDQVGLLTGDASVNRDAPILVMTTEIFRNMLYGTPIGQIGISLVDVEAVVLDECHYMNDRQRGTVWEESIIYCPREVQLVALSATVANSDQLTDWLNRVHGPTDLIYSDFRPVPLEFHYCNPKGLFPLLNDSNSKINPRLIKRGKKGSGERGKAGRPEAPGIIYTLSQLQQRDMLPAIYFIFSRRGCDKAVEEVGDLWLVNNDESQILRRQIDDFLSRNPDAGRTGQIKPLYRGIAAHHAGILPAWKVLVEELFQQGLIKVVFATETLAAGINMPARTTVISTLSKRTDNGHRLLKASEFLQMSGRAGRRGMDLQGYVVTVQTPFEGAKEAAYLATSAADPLVSQFTPSYGMVLNLLQTHSLEQTRELIERSFGQYMATLHLRPEYDEIAEIQAELTQIQDELAAIDENELALYEKLRQRLKVERHILRTLQEQAREDRQEQLVMMLDFAVSGTLLSLKDKNITATLPMTAVLVHKAPNTGQASYFVCLGQDNRWYVVTNADVVDLYAELPRVEVSVDIIPPSELALKRGQCVRGNQETAAIAQSIPDPGEFMYMPQEVVEQLSRVNAVQAQLESHPLHQSGNIGTIFKRRARCVELEAELEEIQGQIEQHSQRHWEEFLNLIQILQHFGGLDNLVPTQLGQMAAAIRGENELWLGLVIASGELNNLDPHHLAAAAAALVTETPRPDSKVNFGLSEDVADALKKLQGIRRQIFQLQRRYNVTLPIWLEFELIAMVEQWALGVEWVELCANTTLDEGDVVRILRRTLDLLSQIPHVPHVPDSLRRNAQRAMQLIDRFPVNETME from the coding sequence GTGAACTATCCTGTCCCATCTTCAGAAATTGACTTAAAGTCAGTATTTCCCTTTGAATTAGATCAATTCCAACAAGAAGCGATCGCCTCCCTCAATGCTGGACGCTCCGTAGTTGTCTGTGCGCCCACTGGTTCAGGTAAAACATTAATTGGCGAATATGCCATTTATCGCGCCTTGTCGCGGGGAAAACGTGTATTTTACACCACTCCTCTGAAGGCATTGTCAAATCAAAAATTACGTGACTTTCGAGAAAAATTCGGTTTTGATCAGGTCGGACTATTAACTGGAGACGCTTCTGTAAACAGAGATGCGCCCATTTTAGTCATGACCACCGAAATCTTCCGCAATATGCTCTATGGCACACCCATAGGACAAATTGGCATCTCCTTAGTAGACGTTGAAGCAGTGGTGCTAGATGAATGCCACTACATGAACGATCGCCAACGGGGTACAGTTTGGGAAGAATCCATTATTTATTGTCCCCGCGAAGTGCAACTAGTAGCCCTTTCCGCCACAGTTGCCAACAGTGACCAACTCACCGACTGGTTAAATCGTGTTCATGGTCCGACAGACCTGATATACTCCGATTTTCGCCCGGTTCCCTTAGAATTCCACTATTGCAATCCCAAAGGGCTGTTTCCCCTACTCAATGACAGCAACAGCAAAATTAACCCCCGCCTCATTAAGCGTGGTAAAAAAGGATCAGGAGAACGGGGCAAAGCTGGCAGACCAGAAGCCCCCGGCATTATTTATACCCTCAGTCAACTCCAGCAACGGGATATGTTGCCAGCCATTTACTTTATCTTCAGCCGCAGAGGATGTGATAAAGCTGTGGAAGAAGTTGGTGATTTATGGCTAGTAAATAACGACGAATCCCAAATATTACGGCGACAAATTGATGACTTTTTAAGTCGCAATCCCGACGCTGGACGGACAGGACAAATTAAACCCCTATACCGAGGCATTGCCGCTCACCATGCCGGCATCTTGCCAGCATGGAAAGTGTTAGTAGAAGAACTATTTCAACAGGGGCTGATTAAGGTGGTATTTGCCACAGAAACCCTGGCAGCGGGAATTAATATGCCCGCCCGCACCACAGTTATTTCCACCCTTTCTAAGCGGACTGACAACGGACATCGTTTATTGAAAGCTTCCGAATTCCTGCAAATGTCGGGTCGGGCAGGTCGTCGAGGCATGGATCTCCAAGGTTATGTAGTCACAGTCCAAACTCCCTTTGAAGGGGCAAAGGAAGCAGCGTATTTGGCCACATCGGCAGCAGATCCTTTAGTTAGCCAGTTTACGCCTAGCTATGGCATGGTACTTAACTTACTGCAAACCCACTCCTTAGAGCAAACCAGAGAACTGATCGAACGCAGCTTTGGCCAGTACATGGCGACTTTGCATTTAAGACCAGAGTACGACGAAATTGCGGAAATACAAGCAGAATTAACGCAAATACAAGATGAATTAGCCGCAATTGATGAAAATGAATTGGCGCTATATGAAAAATTGCGTCAACGCCTGAAAGTAGAACGCCATATACTAAGAACCTTACAAGAGCAAGCGCGGGAAGATAGACAAGAACAATTGGTGATGATGCTGGATTTTGCTGTGTCTGGGACATTGTTGAGTCTTAAAGACAAAAACATCACAGCGACTTTACCGATGACAGCGGTATTAGTTCACAAAGCGCCAAATACAGGTCAAGCTTCTTACTTCGTATGTTTAGGGCAGGATAACCGCTGGTATGTAGTCACAAATGCAGATGTAGTTGATTTATATGCCGAATTGCCAAGAGTTGAAGTGTCTGTTGACATCATCCCACCCTCAGAACTGGCATTAAAACGGGGACAGTGTGTTCGTGGTAATCAAGAAACAGCAGCGATCGCACAAAGCATACCCGATCCTGGCGAATTTATGTATATGCCACAGGAAGTGGTAGAACAACTCAGTCGTGTTAACGCCGTGCAAGCCCAATTAGAAAGCCATCCCTTACATCAATCAGGGAACATTGGCACGATATTTAAACGCAGAGCGCGTTGTGTAGAATTAGAAGCAGAACTGGAAGAAATTCAAGGACAAATAGAACAACATTCCCAACGACATTGGGAAGAGTTTCTTAACTTAATTCAAATCTTGCAGCACTTTGGCGGTTTAGATAACTTAGTCCCCACACAATTAGGACAAATGGCCGCCGCTATTCGGGGCGAAAATGAATTGTGGTTAGGTTTAGTCATCGCTAGTGGTGAATTAAATAATTTAGATCCTCATCATTTAGCGGCTGCAGCTGCGGCTTTGGTGACAGAAACACCACGTCCAGATAGCAAAGTAAACTTTGGACTGAGTGAGGATGTAGCCGATGCTTTGAAGAAATTACAAGGGATTCGTCGGCAAATTTTCCAACTGCAACGGCGTTATAATGTGACGCTGCCTATCTGGTTGGAATTTGAGTTAATAGCGATGGTAGAACAGTGGGCTTTAGGTGTGGAGTGGGTAGAATTATGTGCTAATACCACCTTAGATGAAGGTGATGTAGTCAGAATTTTACGCCGGACATTGGATTTATTATCCCAAATTCCCCATGTTCCCCATGTTCCCGACTCTCTGCGGCGCAATGCTCAACGGGCTATGCAGTTGATTGATAGATTCCCTGTCAATGAAACAATGGAGTAA
- a CDS encoding ABC transporter substrate-binding protein — MFKQKILLKLQFCTGIFLAVSLSIILLFPPPALSQKAVVLNMLMTAPDAQPWQQGIIKDFEAKNPGIRINLIEGPNATNLLEDLYTSAFILGDSPYDLVNMDVIWSSKFASAGWLLDLSDKLTKEELAAFSSKDIEAGRYEAKLFRIPIRSDLGVLYYRKDLLNQAGFQPPETFADLLKISKSLKEQGKIKWGYLWQGRQYEGLAAMFVEVLQGFGGFWVNPDTLEVGLDKPETLKAIAFLKDTIQEGISPSGTTTYMEEDTRRIFQNGQAAFLRSWPYVWPLANAEDSAIKDQIGIKLMVATSGNNGGTCLGGWGLGIAKSSQHPQEAWKAIRYFTSEEVQRQFILQAGFVPSRRSLFTDPEIISKYPHYSQLLKISDSAVLRPPIAQYAQVSDILQRYLSAALTNSMTPASAMQAAANETRRLLRTGK; from the coding sequence ATGTTTAAGCAAAAAATATTACTAAAACTTCAATTTTGTACAGGAATTTTTCTTGCTGTTTCACTGAGCATCATCTTACTTTTTCCCCCGCCAGCATTATCGCAGAAAGCAGTTGTTTTGAATATGTTGATGACTGCACCTGATGCCCAACCTTGGCAGCAAGGCATCATCAAAGACTTTGAAGCCAAAAATCCCGGCATTCGGATCAATCTGATTGAAGGTCCAAATGCGACAAACTTGCTAGAAGATTTGTATACTTCAGCATTTATCTTGGGAGATTCTCCCTATGACTTGGTCAATATGGATGTGATTTGGTCATCCAAATTTGCATCTGCTGGATGGTTGTTAGATTTAAGCGATAAATTGACGAAAGAAGAATTAGCTGCATTTTCGTCCAAAGATATAGAAGCGGGACGTTACGAAGCCAAGCTCTTCAGAATTCCGATCCGAAGTGATTTGGGAGTCCTTTACTACCGGAAAGACTTACTCAACCAAGCCGGGTTTCAACCACCAGAAACCTTTGCAGATTTGCTAAAAATTTCTAAGTCTTTAAAAGAACAAGGAAAAATTAAATGGGGTTATCTTTGGCAGGGTCGGCAGTATGAAGGACTAGCTGCCATGTTTGTCGAAGTTTTGCAAGGTTTTGGTGGATTTTGGGTCAATCCTGATACTTTAGAAGTAGGTCTAGATAAACCTGAGACATTAAAAGCGATCGCTTTTCTCAAAGACACCATTCAAGAAGGAATTTCTCCCTCTGGAACCACAACATATATGGAGGAAGACACAAGACGTATATTTCAAAATGGTCAAGCCGCATTTTTACGCAGTTGGCCTTATGTTTGGCCTCTAGCCAATGCTGAAGATTCTGCTATCAAAGATCAAATCGGCATTAAACTCATGGTTGCTACTTCTGGCAACAATGGAGGAACCTGTTTAGGAGGTTGGGGTTTGGGAATTGCCAAATCCTCTCAACATCCTCAAGAAGCTTGGAAAGCAATTCGATACTTTACGAGCGAAGAAGTACAGCGCCAATTTATTTTGCAAGCCGGTTTTGTCCCCAGCCGACGCTCACTGTTTACAGACCCAGAAATTATCAGTAAATACCCTCATTATTCTCAGCTACTGAAGATATCTGATAGCGCCGTTTTACGTCCACCTATCGCCCAATATGCTCAAGTATCAGATATTTTGCAACGTTACCTCAGTGCGGCACTCACAAATAGCATGACTCCTGCAAGCGCGATGCAAGCTGCTGCTAATGAAACCCGGCGACTACTGCGGACTGGAAAGTAA
- a CDS encoding carbohydrate ABC transporter permease, which translates to MTNLQTISSRKQRTAWIFLLPALLLLLLVFGYPIVRAFCLSFFTQNLGTKLEPVFSGFSNYVRMAGDGRFWESFRTTTVFTLSTVFLELLLGLSISLVLNKQFFGRSAVRTIAILPWALPTALIGLAWAWIFNDQFGVVNDILLRVGWIETGINWLGEPTLAMIAVIVADVWKTTPFISILLLAGLQSISPDLYEAHGIDGATPWQSFYQITLPLLMPQILIAMLFRFAQAFGIFDLIAVMTGGGPGGSTEVVSLYIYSTVMRYLDFGYGAALVVVTFLLLIAVVAITSFLLNKSRMKTFY; encoded by the coding sequence ATGACTAATCTACAAACAATCAGCAGTCGAAAACAACGAACAGCGTGGATTTTTTTGTTACCCGCTTTGCTGTTGCTGTTACTCGTCTTTGGCTATCCCATAGTTCGAGCTTTTTGCTTAAGTTTCTTTACTCAAAATTTAGGAACAAAGCTGGAACCTGTCTTTTCTGGTTTTAGCAATTATGTGCGAATGGCGGGGGATGGTCGTTTCTGGGAAAGTTTCAGGACAACAACAGTATTCACTTTATCAACAGTATTTCTAGAGTTACTCCTGGGATTAAGTATTTCCCTAGTCTTGAATAAGCAGTTTTTTGGCAGGAGTGCAGTCAGGACAATCGCCATTTTACCTTGGGCTTTACCTACTGCCCTCATCGGTCTTGCTTGGGCTTGGATTTTTAATGACCAGTTTGGAGTTGTCAATGATATTCTCCTGCGGGTAGGTTGGATTGAAACTGGAATTAACTGGTTAGGAGAACCAACATTAGCAATGATCGCTGTGATAGTTGCAGATGTATGGAAAACGACTCCATTTATTAGTATTTTGCTATTAGCTGGTTTACAGTCAATTTCACCTGACTTGTATGAAGCTCATGGGATTGATGGAGCAACACCCTGGCAAAGCTTCTATCAAATTACCCTGCCCCTGTTGATGCCACAAATTCTTATTGCCATGTTGTTTCGGTTTGCTCAGGCTTTTGGAATTTTTGACTTGATTGCTGTGATGACTGGAGGCGGTCCTGGAGGTTCAACAGAAGTAGTATCACTTTATATTTACTCTACCGTGATGCGCTACTTAGACTTTGGATATGGAGCAGCTTTAGTTGTAGTCACTTTTCTTTTATTGATTGCAGTAGTAGCTATTACTAGTTTTTTACTCAACAAATCCCGAATGAAGACGTTTTACTAA